The sequence CCAACCAATACACCTAATGGAGCATGGAGCGGGGCAGGGTCACGATCGCAGGCTGGTAGAAATACACTAAACTGGCTGCCTTGGGCGGGTTGACTCTGCACATCCACAAAGCCGTTATGACTCTTGACAATACCCAGTACGGCTGAAAGTCCAAGTCCAGTGCCTTTGCCCACTTCCTTAGTCGTGAAAAAAGGGTCAAAAATTCGGTGCAGAATGTCTGGAGCAATGCCTATACCTGTATCAGCGATCGTCACTACCACATAGTCTCCAACTTTGCCCTCTAGGTAATTGCGGGCCTGGAACTCGTCTAGCGCCAAGTTGCGAGCGGTAATGCTTAGTGTGCCTCCCTGGGGCATCGCATCACGGGCATTAACACAGAGATTCATGACCACTTGGTGCAGTTGGGTAGCATCTCCACAGACATTCCACAGGTTTGGGTCGATGGCCATGTGAATGGCGATCGACTTAGGCAACGTTTGCTCTAGAATGCCTTTCACTTCGCTTAACACATGTTTGATCTGTAGCGTAACTCGCTTACCTTCTACCCCCCGTGCAAAGGACAGAATTTGCTTCACTAGATTGGCTCCCCGTTTGGCACTCGTTTCTAGGGTTTCTAAGATGTGCTTGGTGCTGGGGTCTAGGTTAGGAACTTTCATGGGCAACAGTTGCACCACGGCCAGCATGGGAGTGAGGATGTTGTTAAGGTCATGGGCGATGCCACTGGCAAGAGTACCTAGGCTTTCTAGGCGTTGTGCCCGCAGAAATTGAGCTTCGAGTTGTTTGCGATCAGTAATATCAAGGTAAATGCCCATCATGCGCTGGGGCTGACCGGTATCGTCATAGAAAACACTGCCCTTGATGGCAATCCAGCGAATCTTGTCTGTGGTGCTGACTAGACGAAATTCAGTGTCTAGTCCTTGACCTGTAGCGATGGCTTGCTGTAGTTCCTCGTGCGTGCGGGCACGATCGTCGGGATGGAGCATCTGCAGCCACGTGTGATAATCCCCAGTAAAGGAACTAGGAGCCAAATACTCTGGGTCAGCATCACTACTCCATGTAAAGCTATCAGTCTGGAGGTTCCACTCCACAGTGCCAATTTTCCCAGCTTTTTGTGCCAGTTCTAGGCGTTCCTGCATCCGTTGGCGCTGTTCAATTTCTTGACGCAACTGAGCGTTAGCATTTTTGAGTTCAACAGTCCGTTCTTGCACTCGCTGCTCTAACACCTCATTGGCCTCTCGCAGTGCCTCAGCGGTCTGTTTCCGCTCAATGGCATAGCGTAGCGATCGCACAAGCAACTCGTGGGTAACTTGCCGTTTCACTAAATAATCCTGTGCGCCATGACGCACGGCTTTGACGGCTAGATCCTCATCGTTAGTGTTGGTTAAGACGACGATTGGTAAACTCGGTATAGCTCGAATCAAGGTATCTAGTGATGCTAAACCCACACTATCTGGCAGGGTCAAATCGAGTAAGACCACATCCGTTGGGTTGGTCGTCAAGTGGGTGATCGCCTCTGCCAGACGTTTCACATGAGCCA is a genomic window of Cyanobacteriota bacterium containing:
- a CDS encoding response regulator; the encoded protein is MVRNSDITSIWDASDRGWVAEPAPPETPSPPVNVLLVEDNAAEARLLQEILKSTLHQRFILAHVKRLAEAITHLTTNPTDVVLLDLTLPDSVGLASLDTLIRAIPSLPIVVLTNTNDEDLAVKAVRHGAQDYLVKRQVTHELLVRSLRYAIERKQTAEALREANEVLEQRVQERTVELKNANAQLRQEIEQRQRMQERLELAQKAGKIGTVEWNLQTDSFTWSSDADPEYLAPSSFTGDYHTWLQMLHPDDRARTHEELQQAIATGQGLDTEFRLVSTTDKIRWIAIKGSVFYDDTGQPQRMMGIYLDITDRKQLEAQFLRAQRLESLGTLASGIAHDLNNILTPMLAVVQLLPMKVPNLDPSTKHILETLETSAKRGANLVKQILSFARGVEGKRVTLQIKHVLSEVKGILEQTLPKSIAIHMAIDPNLWNVCGDATQLHQVVMNLCVNARDAMPQGGTLSITARNLALDEFQARNYLEGKVGDYVVVTIADTGIGIAPDILHRIFDPFFTTKEVGKGTGLGLSAVLGIVKSHNGFVDVQSQPAQGSQFSVFLPACDRDPAPLHAPLGVLVGHQELILVVDDEVAICEITKTTLEMHNYRVLTANNGEQAIALVATHHHDIHCVLIDLMMPVMDGLTTIALLRQFNPSIYAIAMSGLNSTEAVAEADRLGFQGFLAKPFTTQELLHALRQKPLCTPQ